Proteins encoded within one genomic window of Glycine soja cultivar W05 chromosome 1, ASM419377v2, whole genome shotgun sequence:
- the LOC114422307 gene encoding peroxidase 51-like, whose translation MALLNLILVWLFFLSLCLYSCPTSAQLSRHHYAKTCPNVENIVREAVKKKFHQTFVTVPATIRLFFHDCFVQGCDASVLVASTKNNKAEKDHPDNLSLAGDGFDTVIKAKEAVDAVPLCRNKVSCADILAMATRDVIALAGGPFYEVELGRFDGLRSKSSDVNRRLPQAEFNLNQLNSLFAANGLTQTEMIALSGAHTVGFSHCNKFTNRVYNFKSKSRVDPTLNEKYATQLRSMCPRNVDPRIAIDMDPTTPRSFDNVYFKNLQQGKGLFSSDQVLFTDSRSKATVNAFASSSNIFHANFAAAMTKLGRVGVKNAQNGNIRTDCSVI comes from the exons ATGGCTCTGCTTAACCTCATACTTGTCTGGTTATTTTTCTTGAGTCTGTGTCTTTATTCGTGTCCTACTTCGGCCCAGTTAAGTAGACACCACTATGCAAAAACTTGCCCCAATGTAGAAAACATTGTCAGAGAAGCAGTCAAAAAGAAGTTTCATCAAACATTTGTTACGGTCCCTGCCACCATTCGTCTCTTCTTCCATGATTGCTTCGTGCAG GGCTGTGATGCCTCGGTTTTGGTTGCATCcacaaaaaacaacaaagcAGAGAAGGATCACCCTGATAATCTTTCACTAGCTGGAGATGGGTTTGATACAGTGATTAAAGCAAAAGAAGCAGTGGATGCAGTTCCATTGTGCAGGAACAAAGTTTCATGTGCTGATATTTTAGCTATGGCAACCCGTGATGTTATTGCACTG GCTGGTGGGCCTTTCTACGAGGTTGAATTGGGAAGATTTGATGGGCTAAGATCTAAATCTTCAGATGTAAATAGGAGGCTGCCTCAGGCAGAGTTCAACTTGAACCAGCTGAATTCACTGTTTGCGGCCAACGGCCTCACCCAAACTGAAATGATAGCTCTGTCAG GTGCTCACACTGTTGGATTCTCCCATTGCAACAAATTCACGAACAGAGTATACAATTTCAAGAGCAAAAGTCGAGTGGACCCTACACTGAACGAGAAATACGCAACACAGCTAAGGTCAATGTGCCCAAGGAATGTGGATCCAAGGATTGCAATCGATATGGACCCAACCACTCCACGGTCATTCGACAATGTTTATTTCAAGAATCTTCAGCAAGGGAAGGGCCTCTTCTCTTCAGACCAAGTTCTCTTCACGGACTCAAGATCCAAGGCCACAGTAAATGCCTTTGCTAGTAGCAGCAATATCTTTCATGCCAACTTCGCTGCTGCCATGACCAAATTGGGCCGAGTTGGAGTCAAGAATGCACAGAATGGAAACATTCGCACCGATTGTTCTGTCATTTAA